The window ATGTGTCCACATTGCGAGCAGAATGCGTACAAAACTCCAAGATTCTTGTCTGTCGTGGAAAGATGGTAAACTCTGTTTTTTTCGCTTATTACCTTTGCACGGAGAATGTCTCCCGGTTTGCAAGCATCATGGATTGACTCAACATAAGATGTACTTATATCAGAAATGTAAAGCAACCCTGAAAAGACACCAGACAAATGTTCTTCTCCTATTTTGGATATTCGCACGACTGCAGTTTTGTTTTGAAGATTTGAAATCTGCCCAGTTACAATGCTGCCAACTGTTGGCACTCTTGCTCCGCGAACCAGTGGAAAAATCGAAACTGTTTTGTTTTGCAAATCCAAAAGCGTACGTCCACTAACTTTAGCGTGTATTTTCCCCTGCTCTACGTAAGTACCTTGGCCGGGCGAGAACTCCTCAATTACTCCCAAGTGGTCTCCTGGAGCAACGAATTGTCCGCTTTGTCGTTTTAAATGGGATTTACTCATGTGTTTTCTCTCTCGTTTGTGTTCTGTGTGAAGCTTATTAGGTTTCGAATAGTTATCCTAAGCTGAATGCTCGTTACTTTTCAATCGTACTCCTCAATAAACCTTTTGATTAAGAAGTAAAAATGGCTTCTTCTCTATATCCGCATCAATTTTGGGAGTTTTAAAGATCGGTTTCTACTATGTATAGATCAACGAGAAATTGGTGCTTTCGTTTTCTATGGAAATCGAACATGTGTGGAATTGTCATTAGCGTAGTGTATACAGCCTTGATTTCTCCACCATGCCTTTCAATGAACTTCCTCAAAAAAGGAGAAGGAGAAACTGGCATGAGTCGAGACTTTTGTCCCCTTAGTCTTTTGACTAACTTGCGGTTTTCTCTGCTGCTTTTATGTAACGAATAAATATGCTTGCCTATTTCTAGAGCTTTCCTTAGGAATTTCCGATCAGCCCTTCTTCTTTGTATCCCAAAGGGGGGGTTCTGTAATACCGTGTCGAAGGCTCCTTGAATCGTAGTGATGTCGGTGGTTATCCATTGTATCTTTTCTTTCACGTCTAGTCTTTCAGCGTTTTTTGATGCCACTTCTATAGCGTTTCTGTCTATGTCTACGCCCAGGGTCTCTTTTGCTCCTAAGAGAGCGCTGCCTATGGCGAGTCTTCCTGTTCCACAACCTAGGTCTGCTGTGTTTTTGCCTATTATGTCGTCATACGTGTATGTGGCTATGTAGAGTAGTTCAGCGGCGGATTCCGGGGTTATTGTGTATTGTTCCAAATAGGCTTTGGGTGATGGATGTGGCTCGACTTTTGAAAGTGCGATTTCCAAGTCTAGCTTTCGAACCAGCCTCTTTTGCATAGTTCTTCCCATTGCAGCTTACCTAGAGCAACAAGCGCCTCTTTTGGTGTAAGTAAAGGTTTACGAAATTTTTTAGCGTCATCTA of the Candidatus Bathyarchaeota archaeon genome contains:
- a CDS encoding exosome complex RNA-binding protein Csl4, giving the protein MSKSHLKRQSGQFVAPGDHLGVIEEFSPGQGTYVEQGKIHAKVSGRTLLDLQNKTVSIFPLVRGARVPTVGSIVTGQISNLQNKTAVVRISKIGEEHLSGVFSGLLYISDISTSYVESIHDACKPGDILRAKVISEKNRVYHLSTTDKNLGVLYAFCSQCGHMLQQRRYRMHCPSCGKIEKRRIAVDYGEAIF
- a CDS encoding METTL5 family protein — encoded protein: MQKRLVRKLDLEIALSKVEPHPSPKAYLEQYTITPESAAELLYIATYTYDDIIGKNTADLGCGTGRLAIGSALLGAKETLGVDIDRNAIEVASKNAERLDVKEKIQWITTDITTIQGAFDTVLQNPPFGIQRRRADRKFLRKALEIGKHIYSLHKSSRENRKLVKRLRGQKSRLMPVSPSPFLRKFIERHGGEIKAVYTTLMTIPHMFDFHRKRKHQFLVDLYIVETDL